The Juglans regia cultivar Chandler chromosome 16, Walnut 2.0, whole genome shotgun sequence nucleotide sequence GAGTGTGCAAGCCCTAGTtaagaaaatcttttttattaagaaaattgtTCACCTATGGTCATTATGGATACAGAAAGATGGGCGGTTTCAATGTCCACCTGTATAGATAAGCTAGTTATGATCATAAATTGACTATCTTCACCTATTCTTATGTTTTTTACTGCTTTATGAGGATCCCATATCAGTAAAATCTTTTGAGTTTTATCTCCTTAAAATATCTGAATCCTGAGTCATCTTGTTTTATGATTGTCAGCTACAATATAAATTGGAATTATGGATTGCTTCCGCAGACATGGGAAGACCCATCCTTAGCTAACTCTGAAGTTGAAGGGGCATTAGGGGATAACGATCCAGGTATATAACCACACAATTATTTTAGGGCTGACCATTCTTGTATGTTTTAGACCAAGTAGAAATTGAGAATAATACCCTTTGTGTTTTCTTCTAAACTGTAGTTGATGTTGTCGAGATTGGTGACAGTCAAAGAAAGATTGGCCAAGTTCTTAAAGTCAAGCCCTTGGCTGCTTTGGCCATGATTGATGAAGGGGAACTTGACTGGAAGATAGTTGCAATTTCATTGGATGATCCAAGAGCGTCTCTTGTGAATGACATTGATGATGTTGAGAAGCATTTCCCAGTATGCCCATTTTCTAAGTGCTGATACATATTCCTAAAATAACCCCCTTCTTTTACTCTCTCTTACTGTGCTTGATGTTGTAGTATCTTCAGTTATCCTCTAAGTCATTatgccatttttcttttatggaaaTAGACCAACCACTGTCTATGAGTTGTATCATGTAACCACCTTTCTTATAAACTAGAATGTAATGAAGGTGCAGTAAGAAAGCGGGGGTGAAGTTCTCTTGCATTTTGAATATTCTAACACACAGCAATggtaaagtttaaaaataagcCATGGCCTAAAAGTATATGCAACATACAGTTTTAATTGTAGGGATTACTGTGCAAAATAGGGATTAACTGTACATTCTCTATATGAGCAGAATGAATTAGGATTATGGCTGGTGTAAATTTCCAGTCTCTCTTAAATAATGAACCATTATTTAAACCTTGTCATAagcttaacattttttttttttttttgaattgcaAAGTCTTGTAATAACTACTTGATGCAAAGGAAATTGGTAGTGAACCTTGTGGAACCAAAATATGGCTTTCTTGTGTTGAGTATTTCAGctaatttatatgttatttacACGTCTCATAAGCATAatagtaaatatattatcaaCTGATTAATCCATTTTTCTCATTCAGCATGTCTTTTGTGGATTTCtctatctattaaaaaaaaaaaacttgctaaTTATATTCAAGAATCAAGTTTGACATGCTAGAAGAAACTGTTTTGGGCATTGGTTGTCATTGTATACCCAAAAGGGAAAAAGTAGTGCAATGTTTCTCATGTACAATTTTCCAGTCACAGTAAGCAAAATTTATGGGGCCTAATCTGATGGTATTTCAGGGAACTCTCACTGCGATTAGGGACTGGTTCAGAGATTACAAGATTCCTGATGGGAAACCTGCTAACAAGTTTGGTCTTGGAAACAAAGCAGCAAACAAGGTATTCTGTGCTTGATTCCTTGAGAATGCTCTCCATGCCTGTCATTTTCTATACAAATTGTGTTAGCAGCTTATTACAATCAAGGTTTTCCCTACATtttcattagaaatttattatttgaaagttttcttTAATGTGATGGCTGTGTTCTTGATATCTTTCTTTAGCACCATATCTCACCATAGCATGACGTGGGTCGAGTATGGTCATATATCATTGATGTTGCTATTGCACGAGGCATGCTTTATGTGTGgttatgtttcttttcttgttgCATCTTTAACATGTTGGAAATTTCCAAAGTAATCAATAGCTCAACTATGCTAAAGGGATCCTGAACATGATGGCACATCACTGCCCACACCAAAACAGTTGCTAAATGTGTCGTTGGTAATGGAACTGTGCATTGAACCAGTCtctagttttctttttatatatctgGGTTGATCATTTGTCTgagcttttctttcttctttatcttatcttcgaaaataaaaacaaaaagtaaaaaatgccACAAGATGAAACCATTTCATGACTTTAAGAAGAAACTCCATTTCACAGCATTATAAACTCTGCTCGGCATTATAATGATAAGGTGATAAGGCAAGTGCCAGCAAGCTTTTGAGGACCATGACAGAGGAAATCATATTGAGATTAATTCAGTCATTGCATTATCATCACTGTTATTACTACTGTAAccatcatcaccatcatcattattattatttttcattatattatcTTAGTGTATCGTGTTCTCccattatatttaattttttttttcctcttctcgtATTTTATCTTTTCCTTGATTTAAATTTCTTCCTGATGAGCAGGATTATGCTCTTAAAGTCATCACCGAGACAAATGAATCGTGGGCTAAACTTGTTAAGAGATCGGTTCATTCTGGAGAGCTTTCACTTGCATAGATGCATTGGCAGACTGCAAGGTAGTGTGCTACAGGCGGGGGACTGTTAGTGACTCATCAGAAATTTTCCTTTTAGCAAGTAATCCCTAGCAATATGTTATGTTCAGGCTAATGCCATTTTTTCCCATTATGGAGTCGGAAACGATGCATCGTTCATTTGTTGTTCTTTTTACGTTCTCAAACATCAGATTTGGACCCTGCCGGTTGAATAACAGAAACAAATATGCAAATATTTTATGGATTACTTTATGTTTCGTGGACTATAATCCCATCAATGCTTGTATGAAAACATTAAAGTTGTCCATTATCAAGCTGGATTTGAACTCTTCTATCTGATTACATTTTTCTTGGTAActacttttcataatttgtcTTTTCCGTTTCAGTTACTTAACATTCAACTCAATGGAAAGTTGATAAAAATGCCCCTCCAAGTAGTGACAGGTCAATACTGGAACACTTTGGGCCTGTGAAGATGATTGATGAGGGACTGGACTTAATAAT carries:
- the LOC108995721 gene encoding soluble inorganic pyrophosphatase 6, chloroplastic-like, which produces MAATRAIAVASNTTASCLLFKNPFLSKHTPYNTSLRFRNLRASCPAKRLFTCRAIYNPEVQIKEEGQPETLDYRVFFVDNSGRKISPWHDIPLSLGNGVFNFIVEIPKESSAKMEVATDEPYTPIKQDTKKGKLRYYPYNINWNYGLLPQTWEDPSLANSEVEGALGDNDPVDVVEIGDSQRKIGQVLKVKPLAALAMIDEGELDWKIVAISLDDPRASLVNDIDDVEKHFPGTLTAIRDWFRDYKIPDGKPANKFGLGNKAANKDYALKVITETNESWAKLVKRSVHSGELSLA